Proteins found in one Streptomyces sp. CB09001 genomic segment:
- the mshC gene encoding cysteine--1-D-myo-inosityl 2-amino-2-deoxy-alpha-D-glucopyranoside ligase has protein sequence MHAWPASEVPALPGQGRDLRIHDTATGGPVTLDPGPVARIYVCGITPYDATHMGHAATYNAFDLVQRVWLDTKRQVHYVQNVTDVDDPLLERAVRDGVDWTALAEQETALFREDMTALRMLPPRHYIGAVEAIPGIVPLVERLRDAGAAYELEGDTYFSVEADPHFGGVSHLDAATMRLLSAERGGDPDRPGKKNPLDPMLWMAAREGEPSWDGGTLGRGRPGWHIECVAIALDHLGMGFDVQGGGSDLAFPHHEMGASHAQALTGEFPMAKAYVHAGMVGLDGEKMSKSKGNLVFVSRLRHEGVDPAAIRLTLLAHHYRSDWEWTDQVLQDALARLDRWRAAVSRPDGPPAETLVDQIREALADDLDSPAALDAIDRWAALQQESGGTDTGAPGVVSRAVDALLGVAL, from the coding sequence ATGCATGCCTGGCCCGCTTCCGAGGTCCCCGCCCTGCCTGGTCAGGGCCGCGACCTGAGGATCCACGACACCGCGACCGGCGGCCCCGTCACCCTCGACCCCGGTCCCGTCGCCCGTATCTACGTCTGCGGCATCACGCCGTACGACGCCACCCACATGGGTCACGCGGCGACCTACAACGCGTTCGACCTCGTGCAGCGCGTGTGGCTCGACACCAAGCGGCAGGTCCACTACGTCCAGAACGTCACCGACGTGGACGACCCGCTCCTGGAGCGGGCCGTGCGCGACGGGGTCGACTGGACCGCCCTCGCCGAGCAGGAGACCGCCCTCTTCCGCGAGGACATGACGGCGCTGCGGATGCTCCCGCCGCGGCACTACATAGGCGCCGTCGAGGCCATACCCGGCATCGTCCCGCTCGTCGAGCGGCTGCGTGACGCCGGCGCCGCCTACGAGCTCGAGGGCGACACCTACTTCTCCGTCGAGGCGGACCCGCACTTCGGCGGCGTCTCCCACCTGGACGCCGCCACCATGCGGCTGCTCTCGGCCGAGCGCGGCGGCGACCCCGACCGGCCCGGCAAGAAGAACCCGCTCGACCCGATGCTGTGGATGGCCGCCCGCGAGGGCGAGCCCAGCTGGGACGGCGGCACCCTCGGCCGCGGGCGCCCCGGCTGGCACATCGAGTGCGTCGCCATCGCCCTCGACCACCTCGGCATGGGCTTCGACGTCCAGGGCGGCGGCTCCGACCTCGCCTTCCCGCACCACGAGATGGGCGCCTCGCACGCCCAGGCCCTCACCGGCGAGTTCCCCATGGCCAAGGCGTACGTGCACGCCGGCATGGTCGGTCTCGACGGCGAGAAGATGTCCAAGTCCAAGGGCAACCTGGTCTTCGTGTCCCGGCTGCGCCACGAGGGCGTCGACCCGGCCGCCATCCGGCTCACGCTGCTCGCCCACCACTACCGCTCCGACTGGGAGTGGACCGACCAGGTGCTTCAGGACGCCCTCGCCCGCCTCGACCGCTGGCGCGCCGCCGTCTCCCGTCCCGACGGCCCGCCCGCCGAGACCCTGGTGGACCAGATCCGCGAGGCCCTCGCGGACGACCTGGACTCCCCGGCCGCCCTCGACGCGATCGACCGCTGGGCCGCCCTCCAGCAGGAGTCGGGCGGCACGGACACCGGCGCCCCGGGCGTGGTCTCCCGAGCTGTGGACGCCTTGCTGGGCGTGGCGCTGTAA
- a CDS encoding SCO1664 family protein — protein sequence MSAPERIPPRSVTTDAAAAELLALGELTVRGRIRDASNAALYCTVTHEGREAACVYKPVAGERPLWDFPDGTLAQREVAAYAVSEATGWGLVPPTVLRDGPYGEGMVQLWIETLPETELLALVDEEEAGPGWKGIVLADVGEGRTALLVHADDERLRRLAVLDAVINNADRKGGHLLPAAGERLYGIDHGVTFNAENKLRTLLWGWAGDPLTAEALEVLDALRQALKDGGTLAIRLAALITPAELDATRARVDALLASGRHPEPSGEWPAIPWPPV from the coding sequence ATGTCCGCGCCAGAACGGATACCGCCGCGGAGCGTGACCACCGACGCGGCGGCGGCCGAACTGCTCGCCCTGGGCGAACTGACCGTGCGCGGACGCATCCGTGACGCCTCCAACGCGGCCCTGTACTGCACGGTGACGCACGAGGGGCGCGAGGCGGCCTGCGTCTACAAGCCGGTCGCCGGGGAGCGCCCGCTGTGGGACTTCCCCGACGGCACCCTCGCCCAGCGCGAGGTCGCCGCCTACGCGGTCTCCGAGGCCACCGGCTGGGGCCTGGTCCCGCCCACCGTGCTGCGCGACGGCCCGTACGGCGAGGGCATGGTCCAGCTGTGGATCGAGACCCTGCCGGAGACGGAACTGCTCGCCCTGGTCGACGAGGAGGAGGCCGGCCCGGGCTGGAAGGGCATCGTCCTCGCGGACGTCGGCGAGGGCCGCACCGCGCTGCTCGTCCACGCCGACGACGAACGGCTGCGCCGGCTCGCCGTACTCGACGCCGTGATCAACAACGCCGACCGCAAGGGCGGCCACCTGCTGCCCGCGGCGGGGGAGCGGCTGTACGGCATCGACCACGGGGTCACCTTCAACGCCGAGAACAAGCTCCGCACCCTGCTGTGGGGCTGGGCGGGCGATCCCCTGACCGCGGAGGCCCTCGAGGTGCTCGACGCGCTCAGACAGGCGCTGAAGGACGGCGGCACCCTGGCCATCCGGCTCGCCGCGCTCATCACCCCCGCCGAACTCGACGCCACGCGCGCGCGGGTCGACGCCCTGCTGGCCTCCGGCAGGCACCCCGAACCGAGCGGCGAGTGGCCGGCCATCCCCTGGCCGCCCGTGTAG
- a CDS encoding DUF3090 domain-containing protein, with amino-acid sequence MSRQVFLYDQPERFVAGTVGLPGRRTFFLQAIAGSRVTSVALEKTQVAALAERMDELLDEVVRRSGGSTVVPATAPTGPADTAPLDTPVEEEFRVGTMALAWDGEDQRMIVEAQALVELDAESEEDLAEAEERLLQDEENGPPMLRVRLTGAQARAFAKRALDVVNAGRPPCPLCSLPLDPEGHVCPRQNGYRRGA; translated from the coding sequence GTGTCCCGTCAGGTGTTCCTCTACGACCAACCGGAACGTTTCGTGGCCGGTACGGTCGGGCTGCCCGGGCGCCGTACGTTCTTCCTCCAGGCCATCGCCGGCTCCCGGGTGACCAGCGTGGCCCTGGAGAAGACCCAGGTCGCCGCCCTTGCCGAACGCATGGACGAGCTTCTGGACGAGGTCGTACGGCGCAGCGGCGGCAGCACCGTCGTCCCCGCCACCGCGCCCACCGGGCCCGCCGACACGGCGCCGCTGGACACCCCCGTCGAGGAGGAGTTCAGGGTCGGCACCATGGCGCTGGCCTGGGACGGCGAGGACCAGCGCATGATCGTCGAGGCGCAGGCCCTCGTGGAGCTGGACGCCGAGTCCGAGGAGGACCTGGCGGAGGCCGAGGAGCGGCTCCTCCAGGACGAGGAGAACGGCCCGCCGATGCTCCGGGTCCGCCTCACCGGCGCGCAGGCCAGGGCCTTCGCCAAGCGCGCCCTCGACGTCGTCAACGCCGGGCGGCCGCCGTGCCCGCTGTGCAGCCTCCCGCTCGACCCGGAAGGACACGTATGTCCGCGCCAGAACGGATACCGCCGCGGAGCGTGA
- a CDS encoding histidine phosphatase family protein, with protein sequence MPTLILVRHGRSTANTEGLLAGWTPGVALDERGAAQAAALPVRLAGLPLSEIVTSPLQRCQETLRPLLDARPELRAHTDERIGECHYGDWSGRKLTELKDEPLMEVVQAHPSAAAFPGGESMRAMQTRAAEAVREWNARVERDHGPDAVYLMCSHGDIIKSLVAEALGLHLDLFQRISVEPCSVTAIRYTRLRPFLVRLGDTGDFASLAPHEEPAGGQAPVGGGAGAP encoded by the coding sequence ATGCCCACGCTGATCCTGGTTAGGCACGGACGTTCCACCGCCAACACCGAGGGGCTGCTCGCCGGCTGGACGCCCGGCGTCGCCCTCGACGAACGCGGCGCCGCGCAGGCCGCCGCGCTCCCCGTGCGGCTCGCCGGCCTGCCACTCTCCGAGATCGTCACCAGCCCCCTGCAGCGCTGCCAGGAGACCCTCCGGCCGCTGCTCGACGCCCGGCCCGAGCTGCGGGCACACACCGACGAACGGATCGGGGAGTGCCACTACGGCGACTGGTCCGGCCGCAAGCTCACCGAGCTCAAGGACGAGCCCCTGATGGAGGTGGTGCAGGCGCACCCCTCCGCCGCGGCCTTCCCCGGCGGCGAGTCGATGCGCGCCATGCAGACCCGCGCCGCCGAGGCGGTACGCGAGTGGAACGCGCGCGTGGAGCGCGACCACGGCCCCGACGCCGTCTACCTCATGTGCTCCCACGGCGACATCATCAAATCCCTCGTCGCCGAGGCACTCGGCCTCCACCTCGACCTCTTCCAGCGGATCTCCGTCGAACCCTGCTCCGTCACCGCGATCCGCTACACCCGGCTGCGCCCCTTCCTCGTCCGCCTCGGCGACACGGGCGACTTCGCCTCCCTCGCGCCGCACGAGGAGCCGGCCGGTGGCCAGGCCCCGGTCGGGGGTGGTGCGGGCGCACCGTGA
- the corA gene encoding magnesium/cobalt transporter CorA: protein MIVDCAIYRDGHRTDGPEDLSDALAGARAAGGFVWIGLYEPTAEEFGLVRQEFGLHPLAVEDALKAHQRPKLEVYDDSVFAVLKPVVYEPDSDAVSTGELMIFLGDAFAVVVRHGEGSPLKAVRRRLEHEPELLGKGPTAVLYAIADATVDHYLDVAVELQTDLEELEAEVFSPDGGGTRHTASRIYTFKRQVLEFRRATGPLAPPLARLAGTGVYGGGVPFVNDRARPFFRDVSDHLTRVNESVESLDRLVSDILSAHLAQTSVRQNDDMRKISAWAAMAAVPTMIAGIYGMNFDHMPELHWVGGYPAVIALMAVLEVLLYRQFKRRGWL, encoded by the coding sequence GTGATCGTCGACTGCGCCATCTACCGGGACGGGCACCGTACGGACGGGCCCGAGGACCTCTCCGACGCGCTCGCCGGGGCGCGGGCGGCGGGCGGTTTCGTGTGGATCGGTCTGTACGAGCCGACGGCGGAGGAGTTCGGCCTGGTCAGGCAGGAGTTCGGGCTGCATCCGCTGGCGGTGGAGGACGCCCTCAAGGCGCATCAGCGGCCCAAACTGGAGGTGTACGACGACTCGGTCTTCGCCGTCCTCAAGCCGGTGGTGTACGAGCCGGACAGCGACGCCGTCTCCACCGGCGAACTCATGATCTTCCTGGGCGACGCCTTCGCGGTCGTCGTCCGGCACGGCGAGGGCTCCCCGCTGAAGGCCGTACGGCGGCGGCTGGAGCACGAACCGGAACTGCTCGGCAAGGGTCCCACCGCGGTGCTGTACGCCATCGCGGACGCCACCGTCGACCACTACCTGGACGTGGCGGTCGAGCTCCAGACCGACCTGGAGGAACTGGAGGCGGAGGTCTTCTCGCCGGACGGCGGCGGCACCCGGCACACCGCGTCGCGGATCTACACGTTCAAGCGGCAGGTGCTGGAGTTCCGCCGGGCGACGGGTCCGCTCGCGCCGCCGCTGGCCCGGCTGGCGGGTACCGGCGTGTACGGCGGCGGCGTGCCGTTCGTGAACGACAGGGCGCGGCCGTTCTTCCGGGACGTGAGCGACCACCTCACGCGCGTGAACGAGTCGGTGGAGAGCCTGGACCGGCTGGTCTCGGACATCCTGTCGGCGCACCTGGCGCAGACGAGCGTCCGGCAGAACGACGACATGCGGAAGATCTCGGCGTGGGCGGCCATGGCGGCGGTCCCCACGATGATCGCGGGGATCTACGGCATGAACTTCGACCACATGCCGGAGCTGCACTGGGTGGGGGGCTATCCGGCGGTGATCGCGCTGATGGCCGTCCTGGAGGTGCTGCTGTACCGGCAGTTCAAACGCCGGGGCTGGCTGTAG
- a CDS encoding ferritin-like domain-containing protein yields the protein MLSAKSLFQEILDNDESYRLFCSIAASGESQGGWENARIAALVPESERALAPKIARHGADEDKHGRIFNALLKKRGLEPVGVPPETDYTMLLERHGIGLAHEQLKADQPLTVRDVITYLAHSRVTEQRAAEQMAMLLKYFADHPELGRAVRMISADEDNHLAYSHEELLRYAAAGHGPYIRRTLRECALAEIRVHRDVSLAVTAHMGRLLGWSRTRSALLAAGIHAMYAAERLAGWRRMVILRTPERRDALGGPATTAPEVA from the coding sequence ATGCTTTCGGCCAAGAGCCTTTTCCAGGAGATCCTCGACAACGACGAGTCGTACCGTCTCTTCTGCTCCATCGCGGCCAGCGGGGAGTCCCAGGGCGGCTGGGAGAACGCGCGCATCGCTGCGCTGGTGCCCGAGAGCGAACGCGCCCTCGCGCCCAAGATCGCCCGACACGGCGCCGACGAGGACAAGCACGGCCGGATCTTCAACGCCCTGCTGAAGAAGCGCGGCCTCGAACCCGTCGGCGTACCGCCCGAGACCGACTACACCATGCTCCTGGAGCGGCACGGCATCGGCCTCGCCCACGAACAGCTCAAGGCCGACCAGCCGCTCACGGTGCGGGACGTCATCACCTACCTCGCCCACAGCAGGGTCACCGAGCAGCGCGCCGCCGAGCAGATGGCGATGCTCCTCAAGTACTTCGCGGACCATCCGGAACTCGGCCGGGCGGTCCGGATGATCTCGGCCGACGAGGACAACCACCTCGCCTACTCCCACGAGGAACTGCTGCGCTACGCCGCCGCCGGGCACGGCCCGTACATCCGGCGGACGCTGCGCGAGTGCGCGCTCGCCGAGATCCGCGTCCACCGCGACGTCAGCCTCGCGGTGACGGCCCACATGGGGCGCCTCCTCGGCTGGTCGCGCACCAGGTCGGCGCTGCTCGCGGCGGGCATCCACGCGATGTACGCCGCCGAGCGGCTCGCCGGCTGGCGCCGCATGGTGATCCTGCGGACGCCGGAACGGCGCGACGCGCTCGGCGGACCCGCCACAACAGCCCCCGAGGTCGCCTGA
- a CDS encoding LLM class F420-dependent oxidoreductase, with protein MQLGINLGYWGAGMDADNLAVAQEADRLGYAVCWAAEAYGSDAATVLTWVAAQTERIDVGSAIFQIPARQPAMTAMTAATLDSLSKGRFRLGLGVSGPQVSEGWYGVKFDKPLARTREYVEIVRKAMTRERLSYEGRHWTLPLPDGPGKPIKLTVHPQREHIPLYIAAIGPKNLEQTGEIADGALLIFPSADHLEETAVKHLRAGREKAGHTLDGFDICPTLPLALGDDKDVPSLADTFRPYTALYVGGMGSRKQNFYNQLAQRMGYEREAAEIQDKYLAGDKQGAAEAVPHELIDQTTLLGSVDRIADRMKAYAAAGVTTLTLAPAGFTLDERLAALRAGTEALERAGLA; from the coding sequence ATGCAGCTCGGTATCAACCTCGGCTACTGGGGTGCCGGAATGGACGCGGACAATCTGGCCGTCGCCCAGGAGGCCGACCGGCTCGGATACGCCGTGTGCTGGGCCGCCGAGGCCTACGGCTCCGACGCGGCCACCGTGCTGACCTGGGTCGCCGCCCAGACCGAGCGCATCGACGTGGGCTCGGCCATCTTCCAGATCCCGGCCCGCCAGCCCGCGATGACCGCGATGACCGCCGCCACCCTGGACTCCCTGTCCAAGGGCCGCTTCCGCCTCGGACTCGGCGTGTCGGGACCGCAGGTCTCCGAGGGCTGGTACGGCGTCAAGTTCGACAAGCCGCTCGCCCGCACCCGCGAGTACGTGGAGATCGTGCGCAAGGCGATGACCCGGGAGCGGCTGTCCTACGAGGGCCGGCACTGGACGCTGCCGCTGCCCGACGGCCCCGGCAAGCCGATCAAGCTGACCGTGCATCCGCAGCGCGAGCACATCCCGCTGTACATCGCGGCGATCGGCCCGAAGAACCTGGAGCAGACCGGCGAGATCGCCGACGGCGCGCTGCTCATCTTCCCCTCCGCCGACCACCTGGAGGAGACCGCCGTCAAGCACCTGCGCGCCGGACGCGAGAAGGCGGGCCACACCCTCGACGGGTTCGACATCTGCCCGACCCTGCCGCTCGCCCTCGGCGACGACAAGGACGTCCCCTCCCTCGCCGACACCTTCCGGCCCTACACGGCGCTCTACGTCGGCGGCATGGGCAGCCGCAAGCAGAACTTCTACAACCAGCTCGCCCAGCGCATGGGCTACGAGCGCGAGGCCGCCGAGATCCAGGACAAGTACCTGGCCGGCGACAAGCAGGGCGCCGCCGAGGCCGTCCCGCACGAGCTGATCGACCAGACGACACTGCTCGGCTCCGTCGACCGCATCGCGGACCGGATGAAGGCCTACGCCGCGGCCGGTGTCACCACCCTGACCCTCGCCCCCGCCGGCTTCACCCTGGACGAGCGGCTCGCCGCCCTCCGCGCCGGCACCGAGGCCCTGGAACGCGCCGGACTGGCCTGA
- a CDS encoding aldo/keto reductase, giving the protein MEQRHLGRTGLRVSRIGLGTLTWGRDTDEHDAADLLKTFWEAGGTLVDTADVYGDGESEYLLGRLMEGLVPRRDLVISTKAGSVPDPDRRFDGSRAHLLSALDASLARLGTDHVDVWHLHAFDPHTPLEETLHALDVAVSSGRARYAGVSNFCGWQLAKAATWQLAAPGVRNRVASTQMEYSLLQRGVEREVLPAALDLGIGLLPSSPLGRGVLTGKYRKDATPPDSRGASDHLAPFVEPYLDDTAGHIVDAVATAADGLAVTPLQVALAWVRDRPGVVAPIIGPRNAQQLTTALSVETLSLPDEICRALDDVSAPVHRYPDHDWSTL; this is encoded by the coding sequence ATGGAGCAGAGGCATCTCGGCCGCACCGGCCTGCGCGTGTCCCGCATCGGTCTCGGCACCCTGACCTGGGGCCGGGACACGGACGAGCACGACGCCGCGGACCTCTTGAAGACCTTCTGGGAGGCGGGCGGGACGCTCGTCGACACCGCGGACGTCTACGGCGACGGCGAGTCGGAGTACCTCCTCGGCCGCCTCATGGAGGGCCTGGTGCCGCGCCGGGACCTGGTGATCTCGACGAAGGCCGGCAGCGTTCCGGATCCCGACCGCCGGTTCGACGGTTCGCGCGCCCATCTGCTCTCCGCGCTGGACGCCTCCCTCGCCCGTCTGGGCACGGACCACGTCGACGTGTGGCACCTGCACGCCTTCGACCCGCACACGCCGCTGGAGGAGACGCTGCACGCCCTCGACGTGGCGGTGAGCAGCGGCCGTGCGCGCTACGCGGGGGTCTCCAACTTCTGCGGCTGGCAGCTGGCCAAGGCGGCGACCTGGCAGCTGGCGGCGCCGGGCGTACGGAACCGGGTGGCGAGCACCCAGATGGAGTACTCGCTGCTCCAGCGGGGCGTGGAGCGGGAGGTGCTGCCGGCCGCCCTGGACCTGGGCATCGGTTTGCTGCCCTCGTCCCCGCTGGGCCGCGGGGTGCTCACGGGCAAGTACCGCAAGGACGCGACGCCGCCGGACTCGCGGGGCGCCTCGGACCATCTGGCCCCGTTCGTCGAGCCCTACCTCGACGACACGGCCGGGCACATCGTGGACGCGGTGGCGACGGCGGCGGACGGGCTGGCGGTGACGCCGCTCCAGGTCGCGCTGGCCTGGGTCCGCGACCGGCCCGGGGTGGTCGCCCCGATCATCGGCCCGCGCAACGCGCAGCAGCTCACGACGGCGTTGTCAGTGGAGACCCTTAGTCTTCCTGACGAGATCTGCCGGGCGCTCGACGACGTGTCGGCGCCCGTGCACCGCTATCCCGATCACGACTGGAGCACGCTGTGA
- a CDS encoding helix-hairpin-helix domain-containing protein: protein MSTEPEPVTEDTTDAVAAGPETPGTAAAPATDTAGETARPEGERETADAGAASGTRPGEPAGQGPDAGDGAEAAAQVSEGEAELAAQRLERERIERRKAEKQGPIDAGAKLSGTAADLLAAVRAVESGEKPAAAVFGAPEPARRPAPEPVRRPLATPAEPAAASAGSTGPAPETVQTVRRVLAEGGAPEALAPQAAALLGEDAEEALRADPWQLLRVGGVRPEQADGFARALLGAGCGPDDERRGRAVTVWLLEQAALAGHTALELPRLVATLAQRGVPDPDAAVQSTLAEGEALAFQDALEETGTHREPAAGADEQDEGGQGGEERPVRVLIGLERYALAEESLADGLARLVNSTPKQDGSAADWEQAAASAQGSATELIRAVAGHGLVLHTGGEASLAEPAALLHAAHALGLRAWAAAPGPLGRDRFAALLGDPSPEPPSPGPVSPSAVTVAGLLAGAEGPGRDADGALDLDLLVVLDAPQLDVEAGALLAESLPDGARLVLAGDPAVLWSVGPGRVFADLLAARVCPQIASRRPDPGPLGELVSGVGIGELGQVEAPGKEVVIVPVRDAGEAVHRTVQLLADSVPRAIGVPAEETQVITPGHGGAVGTRALNAALKERLNPGPGRFGGFDPGDRVVHTPAPGRVLPGRVVGADADGLRLSCAGETVVVPRDRVEGSVRHGWALTAHQALGGRWPAVVVVLPGDAVPALSRPWIYTAFGRAARHLSVVHGVEQALPRAVAEVLAKPRTTRLPVLLAPQTPATD from the coding sequence GTGAGCACGGAGCCCGAGCCCGTCACCGAGGACACCACGGACGCCGTGGCCGCCGGGCCGGAGACCCCGGGCACCGCGGCGGCGCCCGCCACGGATACCGCCGGGGAGACCGCCCGCCCGGAGGGCGAGCGGGAGACGGCCGATGCCGGGGCCGCCTCCGGCACGCGGCCGGGCGAGCCCGCCGGGCAGGGGCCCGATGCCGGGGACGGGGCCGAGGCGGCCGCGCAGGTGTCCGAGGGCGAGGCCGAGCTGGCCGCGCAGCGGCTCGAGCGCGAGCGGATCGAGCGGCGGAAGGCCGAGAAGCAGGGACCGATCGACGCCGGGGCCAAGCTCAGCGGCACGGCGGCCGACCTGCTCGCCGCCGTACGTGCGGTGGAGAGCGGTGAGAAGCCGGCGGCCGCGGTCTTCGGAGCTCCCGAGCCCGCGCGCCGCCCCGCACCGGAGCCGGTGCGACGGCCCCTGGCCACGCCCGCCGAGCCGGCCGCCGCGTCCGCCGGTTCCACGGGGCCGGCGCCGGAGACCGTGCAGACGGTGCGGCGCGTACTGGCGGAGGGCGGCGCCCCCGAAGCGCTCGCGCCGCAGGCGGCCGCGCTCCTCGGTGAGGACGCGGAGGAGGCGCTGCGTGCGGACCCCTGGCAGCTGCTCAGGGTCGGCGGGGTGCGGCCGGAGCAGGCCGACGGGTTCGCCCGTGCGCTGCTCGGCGCCGGGTGCGGCCCGGACGACGAGCGGCGCGGCCGTGCCGTCACCGTCTGGCTCCTGGAGCAGGCGGCCCTGGCCGGGCACACGGCGCTGGAGCTGCCGCGGCTCGTCGCCACGCTGGCCCAGCGGGGCGTGCCGGATCCCGACGCCGCCGTGCAGAGCACGCTCGCCGAGGGCGAGGCACTCGCCTTCCAGGACGCCCTGGAGGAGACCGGCACCCACCGGGAGCCCGCGGCGGGGGCGGACGAGCAGGACGAGGGGGGCCAGGGGGGCGAGGAGCGTCCCGTCCGGGTGCTGATCGGCCTGGAGCGGTACGCCCTGGCCGAGGAGAGCCTCGCCGACGGTCTGGCCCGACTGGTCAACTCGACCCCCAAACAGGACGGGTCCGCGGCGGACTGGGAGCAGGCCGCCGCCTCCGCTCAGGGCTCCGCCACCGAACTGATCCGGGCCGTCGCGGGCCACGGGCTGGTCCTGCACACCGGCGGCGAGGCGTCCCTGGCCGAGCCCGCCGCTCTGCTGCACGCGGCGCACGCCCTGGGCCTGCGGGCCTGGGCCGCGGCGCCAGGACCGCTCGGCCGCGACCGCTTCGCCGCCCTGCTGGGCGACCCGTCGCCCGAGCCGCCCTCCCCGGGCCCGGTCTCCCCCTCCGCCGTCACCGTGGCCGGGCTGCTGGCCGGCGCCGAGGGGCCGGGGCGGGACGCCGACGGGGCGCTGGACCTGGATCTGCTCGTCGTGCTCGACGCGCCGCAGCTCGACGTCGAGGCGGGCGCCCTGCTCGCGGAGTCGCTGCCGGACGGGGCCCGGCTGGTGCTGGCGGGGGACCCTGCGGTGCTCTGGTCCGTGGGCCCCGGGCGGGTCTTCGCGGACCTGCTGGCGGCACGGGTCTGCCCCCAGATCGCCTCGCGGCGCCCGGACCCCGGCCCGCTCGGCGAGCTGGTCTCCGGCGTCGGCATCGGCGAGCTGGGTCAGGTGGAGGCGCCCGGCAAGGAAGTCGTGATCGTGCCGGTGCGGGACGCGGGCGAGGCCGTGCACCGCACCGTCCAGCTCCTGGCGGACTCGGTGCCGCGCGCGATCGGTGTCCCGGCCGAGGAGACCCAGGTCATCACGCCGGGCCACGGCGGTGCCGTGGGCACGCGGGCGCTCAACGCCGCCCTGAAGGAACGGCTCAACCCCGGCCCCGGCCGCTTCGGCGGCTTCGACCCCGGCGACCGGGTCGTCCACACCCCCGCGCCCGGCCGGGTGCTGCCGGGCCGGGTGGTCGGGGCCGACGCCGACGGACTGCGCCTGTCGTGCGCGGGCGAGACCGTGGTCGTGCCCAGAGACCGGGTGGAAGGGTCCGTGCGGCACGGCTGGGCGCTGACCGCCCACCAGGCGCTGGGCGGCCGCTGGCCCGCGGTGGTCGTGGTGCTGCCCGGCGACGCCGTGCCGGCCCTCAGCCGCCCCTGGATCTACACGGCGTTCGGCCGGGCCGCCCGGCACCTGTCCGTGGTGCACGGCGTGGAGCAGGCGCTCCCCCGCGCTGTGGCCGAGGTCCTGGCCAAACCGCGCACGACCCGTCTGCCGGTGCTCCTGGCACCGCAGACCCCGGCCACTGACTGA
- a CDS encoding DUF5703 family protein encodes MPEYEFVDVYLPRGVTRKEATRQLTDHAEYGHWELYRLTLLRDGSRKVRLRRRIIRQVRATW; translated from the coding sequence ATGCCGGAATACGAATTTGTCGATGTGTACCTACCGCGCGGGGTCACCCGCAAGGAGGCGACGCGTCAGTTGACGGACCATGCCGAGTACGGACACTGGGAGTTGTACCGCCTGACCCTGCTGCGCGACGGCAGCCGCAAGGTGCGGTTGCGACGGCGGATCATCCGCCAGGTGCGCGCCACCTGGTGA
- the chpC gene encoding LAXTG-anchored chaplin ChpC: MRQVTRKGLMTMAAATGVIAAAGGTAHADSGAHGSSSGSPGVLSGNTVQAPVHVPVNVCGNTVDVVGVLNPAMGNACANQGGGTSGGHGDQGGYGDSGGEGGSHGGGSHAGGHATDSPGVGSGNHVEVPIDVPVNVCGNSIDVVGALNPAFGNDCGNGGGDHSTPPGDHETPPGEPHNPGNPDTPDKPSEPGDETPGDSTDGNQPGAQTVDQPRGDVALAETGSDLPLGLALPVGAGALLAGTVLYRKARASA; this comes from the coding sequence ATGCGACAGGTCACCCGCAAGGGCCTGATGACGATGGCGGCGGCCACCGGCGTGATCGCCGCCGCGGGCGGCACCGCCCACGCGGACTCGGGCGCGCACGGCTCGAGTTCGGGTTCGCCCGGCGTGCTGTCCGGCAACACGGTGCAGGCCCCGGTGCACGTGCCGGTGAACGTCTGCGGCAACACGGTGGACGTCGTCGGCGTCCTCAACCCGGCGATGGGCAACGCGTGCGCCAACCAGGGCGGCGGTACCTCCGGCGGACACGGAGACCAGGGCGGATACGGCGACTCCGGGGGCGAGGGCGGCTCTCACGGCGGGGGCTCCCACGCGGGCGGTCACGCCACGGACTCACCGGGCGTCGGCTCCGGCAACCACGTCGAGGTGCCGATCGACGTGCCGGTGAACGTGTGCGGCAACAGCATCGACGTGGTCGGCGCCCTCAACCCGGCTTTCGGCAACGACTGCGGCAACGGGGGCGGGGACCACTCGACGCCCCCCGGCGACCACGAAACGCCTCCCGGAGAGCCGCACAACCCCGGCAATCCCGACACCCCGGACAAGCCTTCCGAGCCGGGCGACGAGACACCGGGCGACTCCACGGACGGCAACCAGCCGGGCGCCCAGACCGTCGACCAGCCCCGCGGCGACGTGGCGCTCGCCGAGACCGGCAGCGACCTGCCGCTGGGCCTGGCCCTTCCGGTGGGCGCCGGCGCGCTGCTCGCGGGCACGGTGCTCTACCGCAAGGCGCGCGCCTCGGCGTGA